agcccagggccccAGCCCAGAACTGAACCTAGAATCCAGACCCCCAATCTGTATCCAGAACCAAACCCAGTGCCCCAGTCTAGGACACACAGCTCAGAACCCAGACCCAAACCCACAACCTGGAACTACATCCCAGCCTAGGAACCAGAACCAAACCCTGAACTCAGAGCCTGGGATCTCAGTCCCGAACCAGAACCCAGTGACAGAACCTGGAACTGGATCACCAGGTCAGAGCCCTGAACTTGGTGCTGGACATAGAACCAGATCTGGCTCTCCAGAACAAGATCTTGGCTCCCTGTCCAGCCCCAGAACTCAAGCCAGCGCTCAGAAGTCCTGAGCCCAGAATCTGAACCCACAGCCCAGAACTGGTTCCAGAAATCCAGTCTAGAACTGCAGCCTGGACCTGTGCCCCAGCAAAGTGGGGCACACGGTCCTGCCTGCCCgggtccctggggagcccaagGGCTCACAGCTGGGAGTTCCCAGAGATACCTGCGAACTGGCGCTCGGCAGTGCCGCGGGAGCCAAACCGTGCCACCAGTTTGCCATTGGGCTGGAAGATGAAGACGCAACAAGCCTTGTTGTCCACCACGATGATGTGCCCGTTGCGGTCCACAGCGACGCCCTTGGGGCCCATCAGCCGCCCCGCACCCAGCTTTGTCTGGGGGGGACAGACAGTCAGGCTGGGAGGTGCCACGGACACCCCCTGCCCCACGgctccctgctcagagccctgcttGGCCTCACCTTGAACTTGCCCTCAGGTGAGAACACACTGACCCAGCGGTTGTCATAGTCGGCCACAATGATGTCACCATTGGTGTCCACTGAGACCCCCGTGGGgcgctggagctgccctggggaacGCCCCCGCACCCCGAAACGCAGCCGGAACTGCCCCTCGTTACTGAACacctgggagggcagcagggtcAGGAGAACCAGGGGAACACCCCCACACCCTGAAATGCAGCCAAAACTGCCCTCCATTGGAGAACCACTGTGGGGGccaggggggagcagggggagtcAGTGGGGGTCCTGGGACAGTCCAGGCATCCCAGGAGGGGACTGTACCTGCACACACTGGTTACTGCTGatggggtcagtggggtcatGGGGATCCAGGGTTACCcagggggggtcccaggggtccATACCTGCATGCACTGGTTGTTGCTGTTGGGGTCAGTGGGGGTCAACAAGAGTCagtgggggtcctgggggggtttggaggTCCCAGGGGTGTCCATACCTGCACGCACTGGTTGTTGCTGTCGGCCACAACGATGCGGCCAGCGCTGGATGTGGAGATCCCCTGCAGGTTGGTGAACTCGCCCTTCTCCCGGCCACGACTGCCTGCAGGCACCAGTCAGGGGGGCACATGTGCCCCCAGTAGACCACTCAccaccccctgccaccccctggGGCCCTCCAGCACCTGCCACCCCAGGGAGCCATGAGGAGCCCAGGGAGACCCCACCGTCCTGGGGAGCCCTAACGGGCCCCCCATCATCCCAAGacaccccccaccccctgcTCACCGACACGAAAGATGAGCTCGTCCTCGATGGGGTTCTCCTTGCGCTTGGCGCTGCCATACATGCTGGCGGGGCGGCGCAGGGCCTTCTGCCGCACGTGCCCCCCACCCGGGGACTTGACGCGGCGCTTGGCCTCCTCGGGGGACGGGGGCACATCGCTGGGGCGCAGGGCGCGTGCACGGAACGGGGAGCCGCGCACAGGCTGCCCGTAGAGCAGGATGGACAGCACAAAGTCACCCTCGGTGCGCGGCGTGTACACCAGCTCGTAGGTGCCGTTGCGGTTGTCCTGCACCTCAGCCTCGGCCGCGGCGCCGTCAGGGCCCGTCACGGCGAAGCGCAGGCGGGCGCCGCCGCTGCGCACCAGCACCCCGTCCTTGTCCTTGGTGGTGACGCTGAGCGAGCAGGGCTGCCCCACCACGGCCTGGCGCAGCCCCTCGCCCGTGGCCACCGTGGTGTGTGCCGTGGCACTGGTGGTCAGCAGTGCGCCCAGGTTCTGGATGGAGCGGCGCAGCCCCTCAGGCTCGGCGTGGAACTCGAGCTGCGCGTTCTCGTGTGGGTGCTCAGGGAAGGGCCGCGCCGCCAGCTCCCGCAGCCGCTCACCCATCTGCttctgcaccagcagcacctccgTGGCTGAGCCGTGGtgcagagcctgctctgtgaACGCGCAGCTGCTCAGGAtgctctcctggccctgccgcagcacctccagctgcgCCTCCAGCACCTGCGCAACCAGGACATCACCTGTGGCACCAGGTGCGACCCTGGTGCCATCACCCACACTTGAACCACATCCTGGCCCTGCcgcagcacctccagctgcgCCTCCATGCATCCTGTGGGGACGGCACGTCTCTGTGGTGTCCGTGTGGGACCCCCACACCCAGCACCCCTAACcaaggctctgcctgctcccccaCCTGCACCGCAGCCATGGCCACAACCCCAACGCTTGGTGCTGCACTGGGACCCCAGCTGTTGCACCGGCTGGGCCACTGGCACTGGGGTATGGCTGGGGTACCCACACACcctcccaggaagggctggtgaagggcacagagccccagtgtgtTACCTGCTGCTTGGCAGCACAGGTGGCCTCCAGGTCGCGCAGCAGCACCTCCCGCCGCTGCCGCAGcgctgcctccagctcctcgAAGCTGCTCCCGATCTCTGCCTCGGCCTCGGCCCGGCGCTGCCCCAGCTGCCGGCTGATCTCAGCTaccagccccacagctgctgccagctgtgggagCCTGGGGAGACAAGGGGACCCCCTGAAGTCCCCaacccccacccaccccacctGAACCCTGAAACCCCCCACAGCACCCTCATCCAGCTGTGGTATTCTGCAGAAGGAGGACATGGGCACTCCCTGAGCCCTCAAACCCCACAGTACCCACGACACCCTCCCTCTGTCCTGTGTGTGGGGGGCATCAAGCTGGTACTGATACCAGTGGGAGTGGGGCCAAGGGGACCCCCAGCAACCCCTGTCCCCGTACCTGGCACGCACAGCGTcgagctggtgctgcagggctgccttgtgctgctccagcacgtCACGCAGCGGCACGGTGCGGTGGTCCCGGTGCTCCCGCCGCTCCCCCTCCGTGCACTCCCGGCACATGGCCGTCTCGCAGGGCTCGCAGTAGAACTCCATCACCTGCCACACTTGCGCTCACCTGCTGCCCCACACCTCGGCCCACAGGACCCTACAGCCCACCCCAAATCACCTCCTGGGTCCACACAGCCTCCCCAGACCCTCTCTGGATCCTTTCTCCAAGGCCTGCAGCCCCCCTCACCCTCTTGACCCTCACAGACTGCCTTAGCCttccccagatcccagccctCCTAAAGCTTtaccagctcctgcaggtccCCAGTCCCCCTGAGTCACATCAGCCCTCGGGACCTCCCTAGCCCCCCCacacctgcagccccccaggtccctgcagcccccagaccccctgagcccccagagcACAGTGTGGGCCCCCCAGCCCGTCCCAAGCCCCCGGGCCCCACCTTTCCCTCGTGGTTCGGGCAGCAGAGTGGCTGCCCGGTGGCGGCGCCCAGGGGGGGCAGGGGTGCAGGGGGGGCCCCGCGGGGGTCGGGGTCCCGCTGCAGCACTTCCATCAGGTTGGTGATGAAGAAGTTGTTGGGCAGCGCCGGGACCCCCCGCTCGGGCAGGATCGAGGTCTGGCGGCACACGGGGCACGACAGGGACAGGCTCTGGGCCGGAATGTAGTTCTGCAGACACCTGGGGTCACAGGGGTCACGGGGGTCACGGGAGCCACTGGGGTCAGGGGTCACACGGGGCATGGCAGGGACAGACTGGGCCAGGACATGAagggggcagggacagaaatgggggctgtgggggcatGTGGGACCAGATATAGGGACCACAGGGGGACAGATcaggggatggatggggagACAGGACCCTCTGGGATGGGGGATGTGGGATAGCAGTAGGGGCAGAACAGGGGGTTGAAGGGACAGACGGATGGACAGGGAGACGGGGGAGTGGACAGGCAGGTTGAGGGAGGGACAGAAGTGTGAATGTGCCACCTAGGATTGGGGGCAGTAGAGAGGGGGACAGACAGATGAACTCAAAGGTCAGGGTGCAGGACAAGGGCACGTGGATAGGCCTGGGGACAGATGGATGGACAGGGGGGCTGCACACAGTGAcagtgggacaggagcagcaggatggacaGACAGGGTGATGAGGAACACAGCGAGAGGGGGGCAGCAAGACAGACTGAAGGGTTGGGGcgcaggcagagagcagggggagagatggacagacagacatggGGGCTGTGTGGTGGAACACCGGGGTGTGAGAACAGGGTGGGAGGGACAGACAAACCAGGGGACAGATGGACAAGATGGCAGAGTTGCAGTGTCACACTGGGGTGCAGGAGGAGGACAGACGGACAGTCACATGGGAGGGCTGCGCAGTGTCACACGAGGATGGGAGAcacagatggacagacagacaggagggCTATGTGGTGTCACACCAGGTGGGAGAGCGGCAGGGGAGTGGGCAGTCAGACAGATGGACAGGATGGACAAGGGGTAGAaatgccagtgcccctggggagatggatagatagatggatggatggatggatggacggatggatggatggatggatagatggatggatggatggatggagcaggaccagagggctctgggagcacagagagAGGGGGCCATCAGCAACAAGACACCCCCACTTGGGGACCCAGCCATGgtgcccccagcacccacacTCGGGGGATCTCgggggctgtgcagccctcCCAAAGAAGTGGGGTGTGGAGGGCCGGGGGTCCCAGCCCCGCCATGGGATGcaggggggtcccagcccccaCCTCTGAGGGCACAGGAGGCTTGACCCCATCTCtcactggggagggcagggagtgcAGGGGGGCCTGGCTCACCACCagtgggggctgaggggggctCTGCTCACACTGAGGGTTTAGGGGGTGCAGTGGGGCACACTGGGggtgcagccagcagggctggggcacaggctCAGGGACGCGGGGGGATGCAGCAAGGCAGAGGGGGCTGGGTGCACTGGAGGGCAGAGGGATGGAtgctggaggggcagagcaggctggggggtgcaggggggcAGTAAGGACATGGGGGTGCATTTGGAGGGTCgcagtggcagtgctgcagccaggactcAGTGGGGTGCAGGGGGCCCAGGGCACGgtggggatgtgctggggatGGATGCTGGCGGGGTGCAGAGGGCATGGGAGGGGTGTAGGGGTGCTCAGAGACACGGTGGGGATGGAGAGTGgatgccaggcacagagggTACACCGGGGGTgcagtgggatgcagggaggaAGTGTAATGAGGGGTCCCACCTCTCACAGGAGGTGTGAAGGCAGGGATTGGGTtcagggggtgcagggggagcCCAGGAGGGGTTCAGGGGGTCCCATCTCTCACAGACACcgtgcaggcagggatggggtttgggaggaTGCAGGGGGCTCAGAGCGGGTTCGGGAGGTCCCACCTCTCGCAGAAggtgtgcaggcagggcagcacctTGGGGTTGCAGTAGCGGTCGAGGCAGATGCTGCAGATCAGGAACTGCTGGTCAATCTGCCGCACCACCGGGCTGGCGGGCTCATGGCGGGCCATGGTGGCTCCTCAGCCTGGGAGGCACACCACAGTGAAGGGCACgcaccctgcagcaccccaCGGGGCTGCCGGCACCCCACGGCCACTCCCAGCCCCAACGCACGGCGCCAGACAGCCCCCACCCGCCCCACGGGCTCGTGGTGGGTCATGGCAGACCCTCAGCCTGAGAGTGGGGGTAATTTAAATGCTTGGGAGGCACTACACGGCACCCTACAGCCCACCACTGAACCCACagtgccccacagccccacagagggCCAAAACGGACACTCACCCTGTGCCATGAGGGCTCAGCACCCCGGGGCACCCACAACCCCCAGCCCAAGGCATCCCGCAGGCCCTGCCCCACAGACACCTTGTGGGGCACACGGGGGACTCCCCCTGCGTCCCACCGCGCACATGACCCCCAGAGCCTCACACACCGCCGTGTCCCCCggcactgccctgccccaccTACCGCCTGCCCCTCGGAACCCactgcccccacagccccctctcCTTGGCCCCGCGGCAGCCGGCCCCATCCATGGTAAGGAATCGCCACAGGGCACCGACagggcacccacagcacccgccctcctgccccaggggcaCACCCCACCGCCGCCACCTTCTCCTGAGACCGCGGCACCGACCCAAGCCCCTGTCCCGTGGGACATTCCTCACCCCCGTCCCCTGTGCCGCACTGACCCCCGCAGCCCCGTGCCCCACCGCCCTGTgtcccccggccccgctcacgGCGCTGCGGCGGCTCCGCGCTCcaggccgcggccccgccccggccgccATTGTGTGgcaccgccccccccccccgcggCACCGGGGCACGGCGGGGCCCGGGGGTCCCGCGGCCCGCGGGGCCCGGGGGGCCCTGCCCGCGGCCATCCCGCCCCCCGCCCCTCACACCCCctccccgcggtgtccccccCACCGCGCCCGGCCTGGCCCGgtcccggggccgcccccgcggCCCGGCCGCACTCACCCCCCCCGCAGCCCCCTCCTCGCTCCCGCGCGCGCCGCGGGACCCCACGGCGCATCCTCGGCCCCGGCCCGGGATGCGACAGggaggcggccgggccgggcggcaCCAAGCGCGCTCCGGAGGGGGAGGTGGAACGCGCCACCGCCTCCCCGTTCCACGGAACCCGCCCCCGAGGACACCGCACTCGCGGTGGCGAGGCGTCGCCGCAGAACGCGTTGCCGCCCCCGACTGGGGGGCTCGTGGGGAGGGTCCGGTGGGAAAGTGTGCAAAGtgacccctcagccccccctCCAGCGTCAGTGGTCTCGcctgggctgtggctctgcagctgggggGGGCTCCGCGCATCCAGGGGTACCCGGCTGTTGCCACGGCAACCACATCCCAACCCCGAATTTGGAGGGGCTGACCCCAAATTGGAGGGGGAACAGGACTGGGGAATGTGGGCATACACTGGTGGGTGGGGGCATGGCGGGGCGTTACCGAGCATGGGGTGACGGGTGGTATAAATTGGGAAATAGGAAGAATATAAAAGGGGGAATAAAGGGAAGATCAAGGCGAACAGGTGGGTATAAAGGGGGGCGAGGGGGATGTACACGTAAAAAGTGGGGTTAACATAGGGGTTATAGAGGTGTGGTATAAAGGAGGTACAAGCCAGCTACAAAGGGGTTTATAAAGGGGGGGATAGGAATAAAACCAGAGCCCAGTaggcctgccccagcccctcagttTGTAGGGAGTCCACACATCTTTCCACCTGccagctgccacagctcctcctccacGTGGGACTCCCGTCATCACCATCACCACCCTCAGCTAGTGCCCCCCCCACCGTTCAGGACATGGCATTGAGCCcacctgctgcagcttcccgggaattccagcagctcctggcagcctcCTTTGGGTGACACAGGTAGGCAGTGAGCACACCTTCTTGGACAcagcatcccagcagagctggagctccaggggtgCAGAGGAGGTGCCACTATCCCCAGCCAGGTCACTGCTGTAGTGGGCCATGGGGGGGATGATGgccacagggacaggaaggtgCTGACCCAGCCCAGCACATTTGGGGACCCATCAGGGAGACCCATCAGCTCCAGGATAGAGCCAGAGCTCTGCCATGAACCAGCCCCCCAATAAATCTGTCCCAATCCACATGAAGGCCCCAGCATGGTCCCCTGATCCTCCACCTTGGCCTCAGTGTCTGGAAGGTTCCGCAGCCAGGCCAGACCTGGTTGTGCAGGCATCACAGTGCCCCGGGAGCAAGGATGATGATGAGGGTAACAGGGGGTGACCTGCCCTGAAACACGGGACccacccccaggagcccccactCCCAGCCAGCATCACCAGAAGCAGCAGTGGGTGGCTGAGGCTCCACATGTCCCAcgggcacctgcagcaccacgggcatcagctgctgggacatctgcagcacaggagcatcACATGGGCTCCCCTCCACCAAGGACCTCCTCTGGCCCTCCACCCTCACCTCCAGGGGCTCCTCCTCCCCACTCCTTCCCCAGTGTCCTCCAGAACCTGGTGGATGggcctgggggcacagagcaggtGTCTGGGAACAGCCCTCATCCCTTGGGGGCAGACACCCacctgagcccagcagctcagcatggCCAGGGATTGCCCACATCCACGTCTGGGAAACGGCAGGACTCCATGGGAGGGTTTCAGTGTTCCAGGGGGCCGGGACAGAGGGAGAGGGTGTCCAGGAGGAAGGTTCAGGGGGGGCTGGGAATCTTCTGAAGGGAGTGTCCTGGGGGTGTCCAGGAGCCCCAGGGGAGCAGCAATTGGACAAATCCAATTCCTAGAGTAGGAATAGGTTGAAGGGTGATGGAGGGCACTGGATGTCACCAGCCCACCAATGGGGAAGTCCATTATGTGGGACTCCCGAGCTCTCAGTGCCATCAGTGGGACAGTGGTGATGGTGCCAGGAACCCCAGGCCGATCCCACCTAGCCTCCTGCTGCGGTACCCTCCATCCTGTCCCCATTTACTCCCACCTGGTCCTAGTTCATGCTGGTGCCATGGGGCTGGAGCAAGGGGTGGTGCCCCTTGCCAGACACAAGTGACCAGGGTCCCCCCAGGCCCCTTGCTCGCCCCCCAGAGCCATCTCTCCCGTGCTCCAGCTCATTCCCCTTCTGAGCCTAGGGCAGCCAGTCCCCTTTGCCCTAGGACTCCATCAGAGTCCTCACCCTTGTGGGGCTCGTGCCCCCATCTCCCACCcaccctggcagccccagcccgcAGGGTGCAGCCCCTCCTTGTCCCGCTGTAGCTCGGCACACGCTGATCTGTACCATTTATTGGGGTTTTACAGAAGTCAGGGGCTTGGGGGGTCAGACCGTCACCAGGGCGGGGCAGGGGGAAGTCGAATCCCGACATTAAATTATGAGTTAAATTAATGAGCAAGAAAAACCAACAGTTTTGTCTCAGGAGAAAGTGCCCAAGTGCGGGGGTAGGCGGGGGGCCCCTCATGGGGTGGGGGTGGACCCTGGCCAGGACCCCAGCCCCCCGTGTGCAGCACAGGTGCCCCAGTCCCGGGACACGGGTGTGCCTGCACACAGACATGCATGGACACACGTGCACCCCCTGTGCCTCCATTGACGTTTGGTCCCTGCTTGGAGCCCCCTGTCCTCTCCCAGGGTTCCAGGGGACCTGTGCCTGGCCAGCAACTCCCCGCTGCCACtagcagcagggcacagggactcctcaccagcccagcccaggatgccACAGCCCCGGGGAAGCAGGGGGGTCTTTGGGGGTGCAGCCCCCTGTGAATCAGGAGTGCatgagcagccaggctggaaacACCTGTGAATGGCCTGGAGGGggctggggtgtccctggcacTGGCGGACAGAGCAGGAGCCCCCTGGGTGCCAggtgcagccccacagcccctccccaaCACAGGGggggcctggctgtgccagtgctgccccCAACCACCTCCACTTTGCCAAAGGGCAGGGGGCTCCCTGGGTGGAAGCTGGCAGTGGGCTTGGGAGGGATGCACCCTCATCCTGCCCCGGGGAGGCAGAGGGGGGACAGTGGAAGGTCCTGGCTCACCCCAAGGTGAGTGGGGTGTCTGGGGGCAGCAGCCCAGTGAGCCCCCTTGGGAGTGTCAGGGGCAGGGGGGGCTCCAGCTGTCTGCTGTGTGGGGtctgtgctgaggagctgctgcaccctgccctgaggaggggctgtgggatgagGGGGGACCCAGCCCACTGGCAGCTCCCCAAGCCTGGTGGCCCCCCCATCCGAGACCAGGCCTGGGCTGTGGTCCCCACGAGCCCCTGGCCACAACTGAGGTCCATGTGTGCTCCTCCATccgggggggcacagggggctcaTTGCTCCTCCAGCCAGGAGGGCTTCTCAGCGCCGGGGGTCTTGAGCTTGATGTTGAACTGCTTGAGGGTCTGCTCAAGCTGCTGCTGGTTCCCAGCAAAGTATGCAGAGATGGCATTGTGGAACAGCAGCAGTTGCTTGTGCATCACCTTGATCTGGGGGGGGAGGGATCATGACTAGGGGGGCCTGAGCCCACCCCAGCAACGCAGAAACGGGGTTGGAAAGCCCTCTGaagcccccccagtgccacctctccccCCCCTCTGCACTGCCTGTTCCACCCAATTCGTGTCCTTGAGTGACAAATCCAACGTGGCTGTCAAATCCCTGCAGggaccccatccctgtccctcctaTCCTTGCACTTCCCCACCATCCCTGTCCCAAACACCCCTCCTCATGTGCCCCACCTCTGCATGCCCCACCTCTGTCTTGCATCTCCCATTCCTGTGCCCCCATTCCTGCTCCACACCTCCCGTCCCTGCACCCACCTTGTTCTCCTCTAAGAATTTGAGCTTGATGGCCACGTCCGCCCGCAGCTTCTCGTACTTGTCCTTGTGGCTCTGGAACTGGCTCTGGGCGGCGTCCAGGCGGCTCACGGCGCCGGCGTCCCGCGGGCCCAtgctcagctcctccaggtccgTGCGGTACGCGTCATACTCCAACCTGCACAGCACCCCTGCCATCACTGACCTGCCTCCAGGCCTccccaggagccctgagccccccgagctccctgtcccacctggctgTCTCGTACTGCTTGACTGTCATGAGCGTGTCCTCCATGGTCTTGTTGACCAGGGTGTTGATGCTGGACACAAAGAAGTTGACAGCGCCCAGCAGCGTCTCCCCATTCTTGCACAGCAGCTTCTGTGTCTCTGCATTGTACCCAAACTCttcctggggacagagggatgggggcACAGTGACGGGCCACGGATCCCGTCCCTACTCCCCTCCATCAAGGATGCTGGGGGAAAAGCCCCCTGAGACCACCGAGGCCAACCATGACACAGCaccaccaagcccagcaccAGCGCAACATCCACTCTTGTGCAGATTGCGTTTCTGCCCTGGTGTGCAAGTGTGAACCCCCAAGTCCTGACCCCCACAACCCCAACGTCAAGCCCCAGCTacccctgccctcccccagccctAGTGTCCAGTTGCCCCCTCCAAATCCTGGCActccccatcctcccccagccctggtgtccaggtgtccctgccctcactCCAGTGTCACCCTAGCCCTGGCACACCTGGAGCTCGGGGGATTTCTGGCTGAGATCAGCAAAGGCGTCGCCCAGGGCATGCTGGGTCTGCACGAGGCTGTAGAGGTGGGCCGTGAGTGCCCGTGCCAGGTGCAGGACACTCTCGTACTTGCGCTTGGTCTCCCGCAGCAGC
The sequence above is a segment of the Haemorhous mexicanus isolate bHaeMex1 chromosome 2, bHaeMex1.pri, whole genome shotgun sequence genome. Coding sequences within it:
- the TRIM3 gene encoding tripartite motif-containing protein 3 isoform X2 is translated as MARHEPASPVVRQIDQQFLICSICLDRYCNPKVLPCLHTFCERCLQNYIPAQSLSLSCPVCRQTSILPERGVPALPNNFFITNLMEVLQRDPDPRGAPPAPLPPLGAATGQPLCCPNHEGKVMEFYCEPCETAMCRECTEGERREHRDHRTVPLRDVLEQHKAALQHQLDAVRARLPQLAAAVGLVAEISRQLGQRRAEAEAEIGSSFEELEAALRQRREVLLRDLEATCAAKQQVLEAQLEVLRQGQESILSSCAFTEQALHHGSATEVLLVQKQMGERLRELAARPFPEHPHENAQLEFHAEPEGLRRSIQNLGALLTTSATAHTTVATGEGLRQAVVGQPCSLSVTTKDKDGVLVRSGGARLRFAVTGPDGAAAEAEVQDNRNGTYELVYTPRTEGDFVLSILLYGQPVRGSPFRARALRPSDVPPSPEEAKRRVKSPGGGHVRQKALRRPASMYGSAKRKENPIEDELIFRVGSRGREKGEFTNLQGISTSSAGRIVVADSNNQCVQVFSNEGQFRLRFGVRGRSPGQLQRPTGVSVDTNGDIIVADYDNRWVSVFSPEGKFKTKLGAGRLMGPKGVAVDRNGHIIVVDNKACCVFIFQPNGKLVARFGSRGTAERQFAGPHFVAVNNKNEIVVTDFHNHSVKVYNAEGEFLFKFGSHGEGNGQFNAPTGVAVDNNGNIIVADWGNSRIQVFDSAGSFLSYINTAADPLYGPQGLALTSDGHVVVADSGNHCFKAYRYLQ
- the TRIM3 gene encoding tripartite motif-containing protein 3 isoform X1 — its product is MARHEPASPVVRQIDQQFLICSICLDRYCNPKVLPCLHTFCERCLQNYIPAQSLSLSCPVCRQTSILPERGVPALPNNFFITNLMEVLQRDPDPRGAPPAPLPPLGAATGQPLCCPNHEGKVMEFYCEPCETAMCRECTEGERREHRDHRTVPLRDVLEQHKAALQHQLDAVRARLPQLAAAVGLVAEISRQLGQRRAEAEAEIGSSFEELEAALRQRREVLLRDLEATCAAKQQVLEAQLEVLRQGQESILSSCAFTEQALHHGSATEVLLVQKQMGERLRELAARPFPEHPHENAQLEFHAEPEGLRRSIQNLGALLTTSATAHTTVATGEGLRQAVVGQPCSLSVTTKDKDGVLVRSGGARLRFAVTGPDGAAAEAEVQDNRNGTYELVYTPRTEGDFVLSILLYGQPVRGSPFRARALRPSDVPPSPEEAKRRVKSPGGGHVRQKALRRPASMYGSAKRKENPIEDELIFRVGSRGREKGEFTNLQGISTSSAGRIVVADSNNQCVQQQPVHAGMDPWDPPWVTLDPHDPTDPISSNQCVQVFSNEGQFRLRFGVRGRSPGQLQRPTGVSVDTNGDIIVADYDNRWVSVFSPEGKFKTKLGAGRLMGPKGVAVDRNGHIIVVDNKACCVFIFQPNGKLVARFGSRGTAERQFAGPHFVAVNNKNEIVVTDFHNHSVKVYNAEGEFLFKFGSHGEGNGQFNAPTGVAVDNNGNIIVADWGNSRIQVFDSAGSFLSYINTAADPLYGPQGLALTSDGHVVVADSGNHCFKAYRYLQ
- the ARFIP2 gene encoding arfaptin-2 isoform X1, whose translation is MSDGILSKAATMEIPISSNGDTSSLPEDDGLEQDLQQVMVSGPNLNETSIVSGGYGGTAEGIIPTGTIKAPPFPGSLVHPHPPRGPSVPPSAPAARRMASPAAAPAGPGLHPPPPGPPAGGEEVVRGIAVEKFDIVKKWGINTYKCTKQLLSERFGRGSRTVDLELETQIELLRETKRKYESVLHLARALTAHLYSLVQTQHALGDAFADLSQKSPELQEEFGYNAETQKLLCKNGETLLGAVNFFVSSINTLVNKTMEDTLMTVKQYETARLEYDAYRTDLEELSMGPRDAGAVSRLDAAQSQFQSHKDKYEKLRADVAIKLKFLEENKIKVMHKQLLLFHNAISAYFAGNQQQLEQTLKQFNIKLKTPGAEKPSWLEEQ
- the ARFIP2 gene encoding arfaptin-2 isoform X2; this translates as MSDGILSKAATMEIPISSNGDTSSLPEDDGLEQDLQQVMVSGPNLNETSIVSGGYGGTAEGIIPTGTIKGPGLHPPPPGPPAGGEEVVRGIAVEKFDIVKKWGINTYKCTKQLLSERFGRGSRTVDLELETQIELLRETKRKYESVLHLARALTAHLYSLVQTQHALGDAFADLSQKSPELQEEFGYNAETQKLLCKNGETLLGAVNFFVSSINTLVNKTMEDTLMTVKQYETARLEYDAYRTDLEELSMGPRDAGAVSRLDAAQSQFQSHKDKYEKLRADVAIKLKFLEENKIKVMHKQLLLFHNAISAYFAGNQQQLEQTLKQFNIKLKTPGAEKPSWLEEQ